One Caloranaerobacter sp. TR13 DNA segment encodes these proteins:
- the abc-f gene encoding ribosomal protection-like ABC-F family protein, which produces MIVLSCTNLSKSYIAYKVLNNISFTINSGEKIGLVGLNGTGKSTLFKILTGKLSKDSGEIYIAKDHKIGYLEQNTQIESNNTIFEESLQVFKHLINMEKRLRDLEKEISIEGENGSSEKLQNLMNLYSKLMEEFTNKNGYGYKSEIKGVLKGLGFTEEEFDKPINKLSGGQKTRISLAKLLLEKPDILLLDEPTNHLDIEAIDWLEKFIKDYKGTAIIISHDRYFLDSIANRIFLIENSTLKSYNGNYSTFMKKRKKERELMQKKYEEQQKEIKRQEEIIRKFMSYGGKRNIRQAQSRQKMLDKMKKIDKPIQDRKKAKIVFEPKIKSGYEVIKVKDLSMSFGDFKLFKDLSFSIYRGEKVGLIGPNGIGKTTLFKIIMNEINPISGEITLGHHVNIGYYDQEQSNLTSEKTIVDEIWDENPNFDHYQIRSILARFLFQGDDIFKEINTLSGGEKSRLALLKLMLSKANFLLMDEPTNHLDIDSKEVLEDALKDYEGTLLIISHDRYFLNKVTNKILELSSEGIKEYLGNYDYYLDKKKTSETEEEIFNDKTKTQIKAERKKLKEQKKKEKKLREKIKNLESKISEYEEKISELEEYMCKPEVFNDPTKSIEISLEANSLKKELDKLYNEWMELTENNI; this is translated from the coding sequence ATGATTGTATTATCATGCACTAATTTATCCAAATCATATATTGCCTATAAAGTTTTAAATAATATATCATTTACTATAAATAGTGGAGAAAAAATAGGTTTAGTTGGTTTAAATGGTACAGGTAAATCTACACTTTTTAAAATATTAACTGGTAAGTTAAGTAAAGATTCAGGGGAAATTTATATAGCTAAAGACCATAAAATAGGATACCTTGAGCAAAATACACAAATCGAAAGTAATAATACAATATTTGAAGAATCTTTACAAGTCTTTAAACATCTCATTAATATGGAAAAAAGATTAAGAGATTTAGAAAAAGAAATAAGTATTGAAGGTGAAAATGGTTCATCAGAAAAACTACAAAATCTAATGAATCTATACTCAAAATTAATGGAAGAATTTACTAACAAAAATGGGTATGGCTATAAAAGTGAGATAAAAGGAGTTTTAAAAGGTCTGGGATTTACTGAAGAAGAGTTTGATAAACCTATAAACAAGCTAAGTGGAGGTCAAAAAACTAGAATTTCCTTAGCAAAATTATTGCTTGAAAAACCCGACATTCTACTTTTAGATGAACCCACAAACCATCTCGACATAGAAGCTATAGACTGGCTTGAAAAGTTTATAAAAGACTATAAAGGCACTGCAATAATAATTTCTCATGATAGATATTTTCTAGACTCTATTGCAAATAGAATATTCTTAATCGAAAATTCTACACTTAAATCCTACAATGGAAATTACTCGACTTTTATGAAAAAGAGAAAAAAAGAAAGAGAGCTTATGCAAAAAAAATATGAAGAACAACAAAAGGAAATTAAAAGACAAGAAGAAATTATTAGAAAGTTTATGTCTTATGGTGGTAAACGAAATATAAGACAAGCACAAAGCAGACAAAAAATGCTTGATAAAATGAAAAAAATCGACAAACCTATACAAGATCGTAAAAAGGCTAAAATAGTTTTTGAGCCTAAAATAAAAAGTGGTTATGAAGTTATTAAAGTAAAAGATTTATCCATGAGTTTTGGTGATTTCAAACTTTTCAAAGATTTAAGCTTTTCTATATACAGAGGAGAAAAAGTAGGACTTATTGGTCCTAATGGTATCGGAAAAACAACATTATTCAAAATTATTATGAATGAGATTAATCCAATAAGTGGTGAAATTACTCTAGGACATCATGTAAATATAGGTTATTATGATCAGGAACAATCAAATCTTACTTCTGAAAAAACTATTGTAGATGAAATTTGGGATGAAAACCCTAATTTTGATCATTATCAAATAAGATCTATCCTTGCAAGATTTTTATTTCAAGGAGATGATATTTTTAAAGAAATAAACACTTTAAGTGGTGGCGAAAAAAGTCGCCTAGCCCTGCTTAAACTAATGCTGTCTAAAGCAAATTTCCTTTTAATGGACGAACCTACTAATCATCTTGACATAGACTCTAAAGAAGTTTTAGAAGATGCTCTTAAAGATTATGAAGGAACACTACTTATCATATCTCATGATAGATATTTCTTAAATAAAGTAACAAATAAAATATTAGAACTAAGTAGCGAAGGAATTAAAGAATACCTTGGTAATTATGATTATTATTTAGATAAAAAAAAGACTAGTGAAACTGAAGAAGAAATTTTTAATGATAAAACCAAAACTCAAATTAAAGCCGAAAGAAAAAAATTGAAAGAACAGAAGAAAAAAGAAAAAAAACTTAGAGAAAAAATTAAAAATTTAGAATCTAAAATTAGTGAATACGAAGAAAAAATATCAGAATTAGAAGAATATATGTGCAAACCAGAGGTATTTAATGACCCAACTAAAAGTATAGAAATTAGCCTAGAAGCCAATAGCTTAAAAAAAGAACTTGATAAGCTTTATAATGAATGGATGGAATTAACTGAAAACAATATATAA
- a CDS encoding spore germination protein has translation MLRYFSRLLNYFVLKAKNDSVLDSKYYLETEKIPRSIDAVKEKLKRIFSDSGDFVLREIALGENSEVKILVAFIDGITNKQTVNINILKALMVESRISNLNRVVNKETIVDILKDNLLSVGDLKIISDFKHTVDDILAGDTIIYIDGQDVAFKADTKGWESRGVEEPDTEAVVRGPREGFTETLRTNTALLRRKIRNPNLKFEMIKLGEQTNTDVCICYIKGIANPDIIETVKRRLENIKIDAILESGYIEEFIEDEPFSIFPTVGNSEKPDVVAAKLLEGRIAILCDGTPFALTVPYLLIETIQASEDYYSRPYFASIARFARVLAFLGSVILPSFYVALISFHADVIPFKLLLSVSASREGLPTSAFTEALLMVLSFELLREAGVRMPRPIGQAVSIVGALVLGEAAVKAGLVSNLMIMVTALTAISSFVVPPMGGTIPILRVLFLIPANILGFMGLFLSIFVVLIHLCSLRSFGVPYTSPFAPLDGMGLKDSIVRFPIWSMFTRPKAIIGNKNRRAKYRMKINYIKKED, from the coding sequence GTGTTAAGATATTTTAGTAGATTGTTGAATTATTTTGTATTAAAAGCTAAAAATGATAGCGTATTAGATTCAAAATACTATCTAGAGACTGAAAAAATACCAAGGTCTATTGATGCTGTTAAAGAGAAACTTAAAAGGATATTTTCCGATTCAGGTGATTTTGTTTTACGCGAGATAGCATTGGGTGAAAATTCAGAAGTTAAAATATTAGTTGCATTTATTGATGGCATAACCAATAAGCAGACTGTAAATATAAATATTTTAAAAGCATTGATGGTAGAGTCTAGAATATCAAATCTAAATAGAGTAGTAAACAAAGAAACTATTGTAGATATACTTAAGGATAACTTATTAAGTGTTGGGGATCTTAAAATTATTAGTGATTTTAAACATACAGTAGATGATATTCTTGCGGGAGATACTATTATATATATAGACGGTCAAGATGTCGCATTTAAGGCAGATACTAAAGGTTGGGAATCAAGAGGCGTTGAGGAACCTGATACAGAAGCTGTTGTAAGAGGGCCTAGAGAAGGCTTTACAGAAACGTTAAGAACTAATACAGCACTTTTACGTAGAAAAATTCGGAATCCTAATTTGAAGTTTGAAATGATTAAGTTAGGAGAGCAGACTAATACGGATGTATGTATTTGTTATATAAAAGGTATAGCTAATCCGGATATCATAGAAACTGTTAAGAGAAGATTAGAAAATATAAAGATAGATGCAATACTTGAGTCAGGATATATAGAAGAATTTATTGAAGATGAACCATTTTCGATATTTCCTACTGTAGGAAATAGTGAAAAACCAGATGTTGTAGCAGCTAAGCTGCTAGAAGGTAGAATTGCGATTTTATGTGATGGGACTCCTTTTGCATTAACAGTTCCATACCTGTTAATAGAAACAATACAAGCAAGTGAAGACTATTATTCAAGACCATATTTTGCTTCGATAGCAAGATTTGCACGTGTGTTAGCTTTCTTGGGTTCAGTTATACTGCCTAGTTTTTATGTAGCATTAATTTCATTTCATGCTGATGTAATTCCATTTAAGTTATTATTGTCAGTATCTGCATCGAGAGAGGGATTGCCTACATCTGCTTTTACTGAAGCTTTATTAATGGTGCTCTCTTTTGAATTGTTAAGAGAAGCAGGTGTTAGAATGCCAAGACCAATTGGGCAAGCCGTAAGTATAGTAGGTGCTTTAGTACTTGGTGAAGCCGCAGTTAAAGCAGGCCTTGTTAGTAATTTGATGATTATGGTTACTGCATTGACTGCAATTAGCAGTTTTGTTGTACCTCCTATGGGTGGTACTATACCGATATTAAGAGTGCTATTTCTCATTCCTGCAAATATATTAGGGTTTATGGGGCTATTTTTATCTATATTTGTAGTTCTCATTCATTTATGCTCATTAAGGTCATTTGGAGTGCCTTATACATCTCCATTTGCACCTCTTGACGGTAT
- a CDS encoding methyl-accepting chemotaxis protein, which yields MKNKRKIKMGLSFKITFLYIIIITLLMSGFGIMSYLRSVEVLKRELKSTTLQLVKQVESTVDNYLNGIEESFITMTHDQNVQKAIADPDSIDRMLKSFEGYMKAHKDIKNIYLGTKDGKMYLYPEVKLSEGFDPTVRPWYKKAVANKKLIWTDPYIDASTGELVVSAAMPIYNKSGFNEFVGVLAIDVSLETLANMVNNIQVGKKGYPVLIDKNGNIMTHKNRELVGKPVPVKEIVEAMNNNKEGIVDYKFDENGKLYDKFAVFTTVNRLGWKILAVMYVNEIKENVMIILKNTLLFGIIFLLVGIAASYLLSKSITKPIKSLVVEMRRIKDGDLTAKCNVKTKDEIGELAENFNITTSELNKLIRNVKQVVNEVTSASQNLAATAEEVSASAEEVTSAVEEIANGATEQAADTEKGVKIVNGLAEKIVELNTSADEMLNSAKEIMDVNTSSIDLVETLKDKTKENEDAINRIERAIIELDNKTKNIGNILDTITSISEQTNLLALNALIEAARAGEHGKGFAVVADEIRKLAEDSGSAADRIKEIITEIQKESKNTVEIMKEVKSRSEEQSQNVFEVNKAFELISQSIEKITEKIENLYEFVNGINKDKDLIVDSISSISAVSEQTAASSEQVSASMQQQASAIEEVARAADKLSGLATNLEEEMNRFKVD from the coding sequence ATGAAGAACAAGAGAAAAATTAAAATGGGATTAAGTTTTAAAATAACGTTTCTGTATATTATAATAATAACATTACTAATGTCTGGGTTTGGAATAATGTCTTATTTAAGATCGGTTGAAGTATTGAAAAGAGAATTAAAATCTACAACTTTGCAGTTAGTTAAACAAGTAGAATCAACGGTTGATAATTACTTAAACGGAATTGAAGAAAGTTTTATTACAATGACTCATGACCAAAATGTTCAAAAAGCTATTGCTGATCCTGATAGTATAGATAGAATGCTTAAGAGTTTTGAAGGTTATATGAAAGCTCATAAGGATATAAAAAACATTTATTTAGGTACAAAAGATGGAAAAATGTATTTGTATCCTGAGGTAAAGTTAAGTGAAGGGTTTGACCCTACTGTAAGACCTTGGTATAAGAAGGCTGTAGCAAATAAGAAATTAATATGGACAGATCCATATATAGATGCAAGTACTGGAGAACTTGTTGTTTCTGCAGCAATGCCAATATACAACAAGTCAGGTTTTAATGAATTTGTTGGAGTATTAGCTATAGATGTTTCTCTTGAAACATTAGCGAACATGGTAAATAATATTCAAGTTGGTAAAAAAGGGTACCCGGTTTTAATAGATAAAAATGGAAACATTATGACTCATAAAAATAGAGAACTAGTTGGGAAGCCAGTACCTGTTAAAGAAATAGTAGAAGCGATGAATAATAATAAAGAAGGTATTGTAGATTATAAGTTTGATGAAAATGGTAAATTGTATGACAAATTCGCTGTATTTACAACTGTTAATAGATTGGGTTGGAAAATACTCGCAGTTATGTATGTTAACGAAATAAAAGAGAACGTTATGATAATTTTGAAAAACACATTGCTATTTGGTATTATTTTCCTATTAGTAGGTATTGCAGCTTCTTACTTATTATCAAAATCTATAACTAAACCAATTAAGTCTTTAGTTGTTGAAATGAGAAGAATAAAAGATGGGGATTTAACTGCAAAATGCAATGTGAAAACTAAAGATGAAATTGGTGAACTTGCAGAGAATTTCAATATTACTACATCAGAATTAAATAAGTTGATAAGAAATGTTAAGCAAGTAGTAAATGAAGTTACTTCGGCTTCTCAGAATTTAGCTGCTACTGCTGAAGAAGTAAGTGCTTCAGCAGAAGAAGTTACAAGTGCTGTGGAAGAAATTGCAAATGGTGCAACTGAACAGGCTGCAGATACTGAAAAAGGAGTTAAAATAGTAAATGGTTTAGCTGAAAAAATTGTTGAATTAAATACAAGTGCAGATGAAATGCTAAATTCAGCTAAAGAAATAATGGATGTAAATACTTCTAGCATAGATTTAGTTGAAACACTTAAGGACAAGACAAAAGAAAATGAAGATGCAATTAACAGAATTGAAAGAGCGATTATTGAGCTAGATAACAAGACTAAAAATATTGGAAATATTTTGGATACTATAACTTCAATTTCTGAACAGACTAATCTTTTAGCATTAAATGCTTTAATTGAAGCTGCTAGAGCAGGTGAACACGGAAAGGGATTTGCGGTTGTTGCAGATGAGATAAGAAAACTTGCTGAAGACTCTGGTAGTGCAGCAGATAGAATTAAAGAGATTATAACTGAAATTCAAAAAGAGAGTAAGAATACAGTTGAAATAATGAAAGAAGTTAAATCTAGGTCAGAGGAACAATCTCAAAATGTATTTGAAGTTAATAAAGCATTTGAACTTATATCTCAATCTATAGAAAAAATAACAGAAAAAATCGAAAACCTGTATGAATTTGTAAATGGTATAAATAAAGATAAAGACTTGATTGTAGATTCTATAAGTAGTATTTCTGCTGTGTCAGAACAAACAGCAGCTTCATCAGAACAGGTAAGTGCATCAATGCAGCAACAGGCTTCAGCTATAGAGGAAGTTGCTAGAGCAGCAGATAAGTTAAGTGGATTAGCAACAAACTTAGAAGAAGAAATGAATAGATTTAAGGTAGATTAA
- a CDS encoding redox-sensing transcriptional repressor Rex → MKKGNKVSMAVIRRLPKYYRYLGELMESDVKRISSQQLSQLTGFTASQIRQDLNNFGGFGQQGYGYNVEDLHNQLGKILGLDRVYNTVIVGAGNLGHAIANYRSFEEEGFKVKAIFDADPRVIGTEIRGIKVRDVKELEDFVKENQIEIGIICTPKVVSQEIADKLINSGVKGIWNFAPADLKVPNDVIVENVHLNESLFTLSYMLKEKMSE, encoded by the coding sequence ATGAAAAAGGGCAACAAAGTATCAATGGCAGTTATAAGAAGACTACCTAAGTATTATAGATATCTTGGAGAATTAATGGAGAGTGATGTAAAGAGAATTTCATCTCAACAGTTAAGTCAACTTACAGGATTTACTGCATCACAGATTAGACAAGACTTAAATAACTTTGGTGGTTTTGGTCAGCAAGGATATGGTTACAATGTTGAAGACTTGCATAATCAATTAGGAAAAATATTAGGTCTTGATAGAGTATATAATACTGTAATAGTAGGAGCTGGTAATTTGGGGCATGCGATAGCTAATTACCGTTCGTTTGAAGAAGAAGGTTTTAAGGTTAAGGCTATATTTGATGCAGATCCTAGAGTCATAGGAACTGAAATAAGAGGTATAAAAGTTAGAGATGTTAAAGAATTAGAGGACTTTGTTAAAGAAAACCAAATAGAAATAGGGATAATTTGTACACCTAAAGTTGTTAGTCAAGAAATAGCAGACAAACTAATAAATAGTGGTGTGAAAGGAATTTGGAACTTTGCACCTGCTGATTTAAAAGTTCCAAACGATGTTATTGTTGAAAATGTTCATTTAAATGAAAGTTTATTTACATTATCATATATGTTAAAAGAAAAAATGAGTGAATAG